In Desulfosoma caldarium, the following are encoded in one genomic region:
- a CDS encoding adenylate kinase: MNIILLGPPGAGKGTQAKRMIERYGIPQISTGDMLRAALKAGTPLGLEAKKYMDQGALVPDSVVVGLVKDRIQQEDCKKGYMLDGFPRNVSQAETLDGMLKELGQGIDHVVCIDVPDQELIQRLTGRRTCRECGAGFHVMFDPPKKEGVCDKCGGQLYQRDDDNEATVTSRLKVYADQTKPLIDYYEKQGKLRKINGVGSIDEIFDRIKAVLG, translated from the coding sequence ATGAACATCATTTTGCTGGGACCACCGGGTGCTGGAAAAGGAACGCAAGCCAAGCGCATGATCGAACGCTACGGCATTCCGCAAATTTCCACTGGGGACATGTTGCGGGCTGCCCTCAAAGCCGGAACGCCCCTGGGTCTTGAGGCCAAAAAGTATATGGATCAAGGAGCGTTGGTTCCCGACTCGGTGGTTGTAGGTCTTGTGAAGGACCGCATTCAGCAAGAAGACTGCAAAAAGGGCTACATGCTGGACGGGTTTCCGCGCAACGTCAGCCAGGCCGAAACTCTTGACGGCATGCTTAAGGAATTGGGGCAAGGGATCGATCATGTGGTCTGCATTGATGTGCCGGACCAGGAACTCATTCAGCGCCTTACAGGGCGACGGACGTGCCGCGAGTGCGGTGCCGGCTTTCATGTGATGTTTGATCCACCAAAGAAAGAGGGCGTATGCGACAAGTGTGGAGGCCAACTCTATCAGAGAGACGATGACAACGAAGCCACCGTGACATCCCGGCTGAAGGTATATGCCGATCAGACCAAGCCGCTCATCGATTACTACGAAAAACAGGGCAAACTGCG
- the secY gene encoding preprotein translocase subunit SecY → MLTGFQNIGKIPELKKRIGTTLVLLAVYRIGVHVPTPGINREALAAFFAAAQGTLLGLFNMFSGGAMNQLSVFSLGIMPYISASIILQLLTVVIPHLERLSKEGEAGRKKITQYTRYGTVVLSIIQGFGIAFGLEGMTGPGGEPVVLAPGWGFRLITVITLTAGTAFIMWLGEQITERGIGNGISLIIFAGIVAGMPGAMGNTLRLMQTGEMSAFKALVLLVIMVAVVAVIVYVERAQRRIPVQYAKRVVGRRMYGGQTTHLPLKINTSGVIPPIFASSIIMFPATVANFIQIPWMQKIAQLLMPGHWLYLVLYVGFIIFFCYFYTAIVFNPVDVADNMKKYGGFIPGIRPGRSTAEYIDRVLSRITLGGAIYVSIVCVLPTIFIQNFNVPFYFGGTALLIVVGVAMDTVGQIEAHMLTRHYEGFLKSGRIRGRR, encoded by the coding sequence GTGCTCACGGGTTTTCAAAATATCGGAAAAATCCCCGAACTGAAAAAGCGCATCGGTACCACACTGGTACTTTTGGCCGTATACCGCATCGGCGTGCATGTGCCGACGCCGGGCATCAATCGGGAAGCCTTGGCGGCTTTTTTTGCTGCGGCCCAAGGTACGCTGTTGGGGCTGTTCAACATGTTTTCCGGCGGCGCCATGAATCAGCTGTCGGTTTTTTCGCTGGGGATCATGCCCTACATTAGCGCCTCGATCATTCTGCAGCTGTTGACTGTAGTGATTCCCCATTTGGAGCGGCTGAGCAAGGAAGGCGAGGCCGGGCGAAAGAAGATCACGCAGTACACGCGATATGGCACGGTGGTGCTCAGCATCATTCAGGGCTTTGGCATCGCTTTCGGTCTCGAGGGCATGACCGGACCTGGTGGTGAACCCGTGGTCCTGGCTCCGGGCTGGGGATTTCGCCTCATCACCGTGATCACTCTAACGGCCGGCACGGCTTTTATCATGTGGCTAGGTGAGCAGATCACGGAGCGGGGCATCGGCAACGGTATTTCGCTCATCATTTTTGCAGGCATCGTGGCCGGCATGCCCGGTGCCATGGGTAACACGCTGCGCCTCATGCAAACGGGGGAAATGAGTGCCTTTAAGGCTCTGGTCCTTTTGGTCATCATGGTGGCTGTGGTGGCCGTGATCGTCTACGTTGAGCGCGCCCAGCGCCGGATTCCCGTGCAGTACGCCAAAAGGGTCGTGGGAAGGCGAATGTACGGAGGACAAACCACCCATTTGCCGCTCAAGATCAATACGTCGGGCGTCATTCCACCCATCTTCGCCTCGTCTATTATTATGTTTCCGGCTACGGTGGCCAATTTCATTCAGATTCCTTGGATGCAAAAAATCGCGCAGTTGCTCATGCCGGGCCACTGGCTTTATTTGGTGCTTTATGTGGGGTTCATCATCTTTTTTTGCTATTTTTACACTGCCATCGTCTTCAATCCCGTGGATGTGGCCGACAACATGAAAAAGTATGGAGGCTTCATACCAGGGATTCGTCCAGGGCGATCCACTGCGGAATACATTGATCGCGTACTCAGCCGCATAACTTTGGGTGGAGCCATCTACGTGTCCATTGTGTGCGTGCTCCCCACGATCTTTATTCAGAACTTCAACGTGCCATTTTATTTCGGCGGGACAGCCTTGCTCATTGTGGTTGGGGTTGCCATGGACACCGTGGGACAGATCGAAGCCCACATGCTTACCCGGCACTATGAAGGCTTTCTCAAATCCGGACGCATTCGAGGGCGACGATAG
- the rplO gene encoding 50S ribosomal protein L15: protein MRLNELKPAAGSRKDRKRIGRGAGSGHGKTAGKGHKGQKARAGGGVVPWFEGGQMPLQRRVPKRGFRNPFRKVYAVVNVGDLQRFEPGTTVGPEELARTGLAKKKACGIKLLADGELKKALSVRVHKASAAAVAKVEAAGGRVEILS, encoded by the coding sequence ATGCGATTGAACGAACTGAAACCTGCAGCGGGATCCCGAAAAGACAGAAAACGGATCGGTCGAGGGGCTGGATCAGGCCATGGAAAGACTGCCGGAAAGGGCCATAAGGGCCAAAAAGCACGGGCCGGAGGTGGCGTGGTGCCGTGGTTTGAAGGCGGCCAGATGCCCTTGCAGCGTCGGGTTCCCAAGAGGGGATTTCGTAATCCGTTTCGGAAGGTTTATGCGGTGGTCAACGTAGGGGATCTGCAACGATTTGAGCCCGGAACCACCGTGGGCCCCGAGGAACTGGCGCGAACGGGTCTTGCCAAGAAAAAGGCTTGCGGCATCAAGCTTCTCGCTGACGGCGAACTTAAAAAGGCCCTTTCGGTTCGCGTCCACAAAGCCAGCGCGGCGGCCGTGGCGAAGGTAGAAGCGGCCGGAGGTCGTGTAGAAATCCTAAGCTGA
- the rpmD gene encoding 50S ribosomal protein L30 translates to MAKMIRVKLVRSPIGRPEKHRKILQALGLTRLQREVTLPAIPQVVGAVRKVNHLVQVTEA, encoded by the coding sequence ATGGCGAAAATGATACGCGTTAAGCTGGTGCGTAGCCCTATCGGCAGGCCGGAGAAGCACCGTAAAATTCTCCAGGCCTTGGGGCTCACGCGACTGCAAAGGGAAGTGACGCTTCCCGCGATTCCACAGGTCGTGGGAGCCGTGCGAAAGGTCAACCATCTGGTCCAGGTGACGGAAGCCTAA